The nucleotide window TCCTCCCAGCGTCTGATGGGGAGAGAAGGACTTGGCAAGCCTGTTGGGGTGCTATTGACATATGGGTGCTGCAAGGCAGGGTTGTTTCTAAATGAGCCAAGACTGCCAGGAAGGAGTCTTTTGTATCCCCTACTACCATGCAGGTGTGAGAGGGGTGAGCTCACAGCTGCCCCCCAGGCATGCCCAACCCACTTAATCATTCAGATCTGTAAGAGATTTttcagcccagcccagcccttaGAAGGATataaaggggagggggaagatttGCTTCCTCGGATAACAGAGCCTCCTTCCTCCTCCGAgctttgttattttctttctaaaacttcTCCGGTACTTGGTCCTTCTGCTACCTGAATAACCATGTCTCGGCAATCAAGTGTATCGTTCCAGAGTGGGGGCCGCCGTGGCTTCAGTGCCTCCTCGGCAATCACCCCTTCTGTCAGCCGGACCAGCTTCAGCTCTGTTTCTATGTCCCGGGCAGGAGGTGGTGGTGGCGGTGGTTATAGCCGCATCAGTGTTGGTGGTTCTGGAGGGGGCTTTGGCAGCCGGAGCCTTTACAACGTTGGAATGTCCAAGAGGATCTCCATGGGAGGAGGTGGTGGCTTCAGGAGTGGCTATGGAGGGAGAGTAGGAGGGGGATATGGCTTTGGTGGAGGAGCTGGTAGCGGATTTGGTTTTGGAGGTGGGGCTGGTGGTGCCTTTGGGATCGGTGGTGGATCTGGCTTCGGTGGAGGTTATGGGGGTGCCGGGTTCCCTGTATGCCCCCCTGGTGGCATTCAAGAAGTCACTGTCAACCAGAGTCTCCTGGCTCCCCTCAACCTCCAAATTGACCCCACCATCCAGAGGGTGAGGACTGAGGAGCGGGAGCAGATCAAGACCCTCAACAACAAGTTTGCCTCCTTCATTGACAAGGTGAGACAAGAGCTGGTGCTCATTCATTATACTGGTGTGACTCTGGGATAAATGTAAAAGTGAGAAGGGCTATGAAGGGGAGCTTATTCCATAGCCAAACATGTACAGAATGTGCATTCGCTTCATTTCTATTTGGCTGTCGTTGTGTTCTACCTCCCCTGCTATATTAGAAGCCTGAAAGATTGAACAGTCGCTGTACTTTCACTGTCTGCtcctcccagaatccagatgtTGTAGACTTATCTATGTAATGTAGAGAGATGGTGGGCAAAGCTTTGAATACTGGTCAGGTGGCATGGAAGTATAAGCAAATTCTTTTGTAGGCAATGCCAATCCATTTACTCTCCATTTTGAAGAGATGCCTAGGAGTTCTGTCCAGCTGttctttactttgtttttgtatctctttcaCTTGTCTTTCCTTGTATTCTCACTATACTGAAGCCCTCAAAAACAAAGACCATTTCTTGACCTCCCTCTAGGTATCCCCATGGAATGGGGGCAAGGAGAAGATGTTTGTGTGTGCGTGCCtgcgtgcgtgcatgtgtgtgtgtgtgtgtgtgtgtgtgtgtgtgtttgtgtaaagagaggcaaagaggtagagaaagacaGAATGAATGAGGGAGAGATGATTGATGACTTGAAAACAGGAACCTTGAGATATTTTTCTCGGGAAAAAATACAAGTATTGTATATTCTTCTTGAAATAGTCTTTTCTTCTGGCTTCCAGGTCCGTTTCCTTGAGCAGCAGAATAAGGTGTTGGACACAAAATGGACATTGCTCCAAGAGCAGGGGCACAAGACCTTGAAGCAGAATTTGGAGCcactttttgaaaattatatcagTAATCTCagaaggcagctagatagtattTTGAATGACAGGGGCCGCCTGGATTCTGAACTAAGGAACATGCAGGATACAGTAGAAGATTTCAAGAACAAGTGAGTTAGAGGAGTTAATTGTGTGTACGGTGGGCAGGGGAATTGCCTTTCTACAATCAGATGAAGTTCATGATGGAGAGGTacggaaaggaaggggaaagaaaaggggagagacagaaacagacactcagagagacaaagagagacagatatagaATATAAGTCTGGAATTATGTTCAGGGATTTCTTCTGAGTACCATGGAAAGCACTGTGGTTCCTCCTCTCCAGAAACTGATGGTCTAGCTATTAATGGGGCATGAGAAAATGGAAGTTagtaggaagaagaaagggggaaTATAAGAAATAAGAGTGAAGAAGGCTATTTTCCTATCTAACATAATCTTAGCAGTCTCTGGGCCTGGGCTGGGGAATGAGGTGGCATGGGATTGTGTTGTCAAAGGAGCCAAAAGAATAGAAAGGGTAAAGAATGATAAGGGTTTGCCTTATCTTGAGACAAATTCCAGCCCTTGGATTTTTACTCTATGTAGTTTGAGGGAATTGGTATCCACAATCCTTTAGTCTTCTATATGTTGCCTTTTTAGTATTCTACTTCAGAACTCAACAGTCTAAAAAATGCCCAGTCATGTCTAGGAGCTTCTAGATGATTCTAATTTTGCCAGCCCAACTTCCCCTATTCCTGCTCACAACAGGAATTATATACCTTAGACATAAAACCATAGACTCCCTGAATTGGAAAGCACCTAACAACAGTTCATATGTCTCCTCCTCCCAAAACTCTCAACAAATGAGCAACCAGCCTTGGACAGAACTTCAGCTTCTACagtgtacatatattttatgttagGTACTCATAATGTTTAGGGCACTGTACAGAGCATCACAGTGTATTTGCCCCATCTTGAATCTCTTACAGAAGTGCCTTTGTTTCTAAGTCCTCTTACTTGgtatctgccccccccccccatcctatCTCCCCAATTCTCAGTAGTAAGCTCTCTACCTCTGGAAATGGAAGAATGTGCCCTCGTTAGTACTATgtagcaattttaaaaaatccatgcccatatatgaaaaaaacaaactaataacTCAGTTTAGGGCTTATCTCTGGCAACTATAAGAGTCACACCCTTATAATACAGACAGACTATAAAGTCCCTGTCCCTTAACAACTTTCATTCAGATTTTTCACACAATAAAAATCTTCCCCATATCTAGGAAGATGGAAGGATGACCAAAGGAAGCTGACATTAAGCACTTATATGCAAGACTGTTCTTTTGACCATACCCATAGCTGGATTCCTGGTTCTccttgaattgaatcaaattatgTGGAATCAAATGGGATAGTATTCATCTTGATTCGATTAGATTCTTTTATCTCATTCAAGGGAGTTGGCATGATTTAGTGGAAGGAGTTCTGGATTTAAAGTCtcatgacttgggttcaaaacccaCCCTTCTCTACAATATAATACTTTTTTTGACTGTGGGCAAATTTCCTGACCTCCTGATGCCTTAGTAATAGAGGAGTTGGACTATGACCTCTTAAAGGTCTTTTCAAAcactatatttgtcattttaagatCCTATTTGATAGCCTTCAGGGCTCGAAATGCTCTGAGTGATGTCTTTATGAAAAACTAGATGCATCAGTGTTAATGGTTTCATggataagaggaaaaaatgatagAGAATCCATTACTACATTCTTATATTAATTGGATTAGTAGCAGACAGACTGAGTGGGCAGCTGAAGAACGGATGACTCTTCCCAAGCAGACAGGGAAGACAGATTCACACTGAAGGGCTCAGGCCATGActacttcctccctctctgccaAAGAGTCCATTCtactctcccctcctctctccccaagtggagtaaagaagaaatgagaaatagacATCCTGCAATAGAAGAGACAACTCTCTTTATAGTCACAGAAGGTATAATTGTGTGCCTCAAAGTTAACTATACCAGGTTAACTGATCTCGTTCCCTTTTCCGTTAGGtatgaagatgaaatcaacaaGCGTACTACAGTTGAGAATGACTTTGTTATACTCAAAAAGGTAGGTATGGGTTAATTCGTACCTATAGCCTGAAGTTACATTTTGGTACAAGGTGTGGCTCATAGCAATTTGGATGGAAAATTTGGTCCAGCATTGCCTATTTTGGTTTTTCCAGGACGTAGATACTGCCTACATGAACAAGGTGGAACTGGAAGCCAAAGTGGACAGCCTTGGTGATGAGGTCAACTTCCTGAGAACCCTCTATGAAATGGTAATGAGCCCCCTCCTCAATGAAATACTATAGGGTGGGGCAACTGATGGCTTCATCTGTGGCTAAAATCTTTGAGGATTAAGGGCTACCAGCTTTAGTGGTACATGGAACCCCACATCCTGAGACTAACATGATCTTATCTCAGATTCAAATATGCCTAGGCACAAACTTAGGCAATTCCCCAACTTTGGTTTACTGGGCATTTATATTCCTGAAAGGAATTCTTCATTCACTCCCAATGACCGTGCTTTGGAAAGAGTCTTGGAAGTGAGTTTCATAGGCCATAGGGCATCAGAGCTCGAAACCTTCCTTAAGATCAAAAACTGATCCTTGGGATCTCCTGACTCAAGGACTGCTTTCTAGTCCCGTCCATAGGACGCTATATTTTATTAGTGAGGAGAAGAAGTAAGATAACCTGAGAGGTTATGGAAACCCTTGGTGGGAAGAGTGGTGGAAGAAGTCATTAGATATAAACATTTGAAAACCACTATGTTGGAAAATGTTTGGAATCTTGAAATTTCTTAGAATTATTTCAGCCAAGATTTCAGTTGCTCCCTTAACTTTCTTTAACTTCTGAATGTGGGCTATAAGTGTTTCTTATGAGAAGAAGGTATAAAGGGGATTGATATTGGATGGCATAGCCCCAGGTTATATGACTGCATATCTCTCCACAGGAACTCTCTCAGATGCAGGGTCATGTCTCTGACACCAACGTTGTCCTATCTATGGACAATAACCGTAACCTTGACTTGAATAGCATCATTGCTGAGGTTAAAGCTCAGTATGAAGACATTGCCAACCGCAGCCGAACAGAAGCTGAGACTTGGTACCAGACTAAGGTGAGCAAGTGCTGATTAGTAATGGAAATTCAAGATTCAGGAACAAACCTAAGAGAACTGGACAACTATTGCTTAAGGAACCGgggaaatatgaaagaaatttcTAAGGATTTATGGCACCATTAGGGAACCAAGTCAAAGATGGGGTCAGCAGTAtgcatgaacttttttttttaaactcttactttccactttagaattaatactaagtattggttccaaggcaaaagagccatAAAGggtaggcatttgggattaagtgatttgcccagggtcacacagctaggaagtgtctgggggtCACATCTGGatccaggacctcttgcctcTCCCTATCTGTTCCCTCCATGAACTCTTAGTTTGAGTCCTGGCCCGGTCTCTTATAGATAGTGATTTTGAAtgaattgcctcagtttccttatttacaaaatgaagttAATACTACTTGACTTCTCTCAATCATGATACTGTGACTTTGCGAGCCTTGAAGTATACAGAAATGAGGGATATTATTCTAACTTCCTcaagcatttttattttcaagattGAGTTGAGACAACAGCTTATAGATAGCAAGGTTTCCTTCTGCCAGACTTTCCTCAAGAAAGGAGTGCCTTTCCTCCATGTTTAtactaaatattttcttctttcctgggGGTACCAGTATGAGGAGCTGCAGCAGACAGCAGGACGCCATGGAGATGACCTCCGTAATACCAAGCATGAGATCTCTGAGATGAACCGGATGATCCAAAGGCTGAGAGCTGAGATTGACAACATCAAGAAGCAGGTAGAGTGCTGTTGAAAGAAGATGGGTGATGGGTGCAAGTATCTGTGGGCATTCCTATTGTTATATGTGTGGCACGCCTCCACGCATACACACACTCAAATAAATAACCATATTCATTCAGGACTGGGCACATGGCACCGTGTCAAATTCCCAAA belongs to Gracilinanus agilis isolate LMUSP501 chromosome 5, AgileGrace, whole genome shotgun sequence and includes:
- the LOC123249571 gene encoding keratin, type II cytoskeletal 5-like isoform X2 produces the protein MSRQSSVSFQSGGRRGFSASSAITPSVSRTSFSSVSMSRAGGGGGGGYSRISVGGSGGGFGSRSLYNVGMSKRISMGGGGGFRSGYGGRVGGGYGFGGGAGSGFGFGGGAGGAFGIGGGSGFGGGYGGAGFPVCPPGGIQEVTVNQSLLAPLNLQIDPTIQRVRTEEREQIKTLNNKFASFIDKVRFLEQQNKVLDTKWTLLQEQGHKTLKQNLEPLFENYISNLRRQLDSILNDRGRLDSELRNMQDTVEDFKNKYEDEINKRTTVENDFVILKKDVDTAYMNKVELEAKVDSLGDEVNFLRTLYEMELSQMQGHVSDTNVVLSMDNNRNLDLNSIIAEVKAQYEDIANRSRTEAETWYQTKYEELQQTAGRHGDDLRNTKHEISEMNRMIQRLRAEIDNIKKQCANLQASIADAEQRGELALKDARAKLAELEDALQKAKQDMARQLREYQELMNVKLALDIEIATYRKLLEGEECRLSGEGVNPVNISVVTSSVSSGYGSGGGYGSGGGYGFAGGYGLGSGLGGGSGFSSGSGRGLGLSLGGGGGSSSSVKFVTTTSSSSRKSFKS
- the LOC123249571 gene encoding keratin, type II cytoskeletal 5-like isoform X1 produces the protein MSRQSSVSFQSGGRRGFSASSAITPSVSRTSFSSVSMSRAGGGGGGGYSRISVGGSGGGFGSRSLYNVGMSKRISMGGGGGFRSGYGGRVGGGYGFGGGAGSGFGFGGGAGGAFGIGGGSGFGGGYGGAGFPVCPPGGIQEVTVNQSLLAPLNLQIDPTIQRVRTEEREQIKTLNNKFASFIDKVRFLEQQNKVLDTKWTLLQEQGHKTLKQNLEPLFENYISNLRRQLDSILNDRGRLDSELRNMQDTVEDFKNKYEDEINKRTTVENDFVILKKDVDTAYMNKVELEAKVDSLGDEVNFLRTLYEMELSQMQGHVSDTNVVLSMDNNRNLDLNSIIAEVKAQYEDIANRSRTEAETWYQTKYEELQQTAGRHGDDLRNTKHEISEMNRMIQRLRAEIDNIKKQCANLQASIADAEQRGELALKDARAKLAELEDALQKAKQDMARQLREYQELMNVKLALDIEIATYRKLLEGEECRLSGEGVNPVNISVVTSSVSSGYGSGGGYGSGGGYGFAGGYGLGSGLGGGSGGYSSGGGGGLSVGGSGFSSGSGRGLGLSLGGGGGSSSSVKFVTTTSSSSRKSFKS
- the LOC123249571 gene encoding keratin, type II cytoskeletal 5-like isoform X3 yields the protein MSRQSSVSFQSGGRRGFSASSAITPSVSRTSFSSVSMSRAGGGGGGGYSRISVGGSGGGFGSRSLYNVGMSKRISMGGGGGFRSGYGGRVGGGYGFGGGAGSGFGFGGGAGGAFGIGGGSGFGGGYGGAGFPVCPPGGIQEVTVNQSLLAPLNLQIDPTIQRVRTEEREQIKTLNNKFASFIDKVRFLEQQNKVLDTKWTLLQEQGHKTLKQNLEPLFENYISNLRRQLDSILNDRGRLDSELRNMQDTVEDFKNKYEDEINKRTTVENDFVILKKDVDTAYMNKVELEAKVDSLGDEVNFLRTLYEMELSQMQGHVSDTNVVLSMDNNRNLDLNSIIAEVKAQYEDIANRSRTEAETWYQTKYEELQQTAGRHGDDLRNTKHEISEMNRMIQRLRAEIDNIKKQCANLQASIADAEQRGELALKDARAKLAELEDALQKAKQDMARQLREYQELMNVKLALDIEIATYRKLLEGEECRLSGEGVNPVNISVVTSSVSSGYGSGGGYGSGGGYGFAGGYGLGSGLGGSGFSSGSGRGLGLSLGGGGGSSSSVKFVTTTSSSSRKSFKS